In a genomic window of Lycium ferocissimum isolate CSIRO_LF1 chromosome 9, AGI_CSIRO_Lferr_CH_V1, whole genome shotgun sequence:
- the LOC132031980 gene encoding uncharacterized protein LOC132031980: MENLKEKGSFSKPINVKVKQNGRQTSGIRAELGGRFNDRSRDQEENPELRDLVSKGRRKCYLTVDLAEEPKLFLNTNEMDIQDSKIKATSQSIDNFEKPSQDKENPFSQSLQRKETESKTIKASNMQQDKSPSSECQDKVNKSPTKGVRSSEEVKEAHVPSTQEESESKFNTLSGKDKAPGSSNANLDLVISSKIVSYDAVPLAKIFPERDHSHDAHKNDSNDDEVLLASVMRKGSRSKSKSSVSKSSKEEALESALKANKAKGIKRTRSALVKSHLIDEAEPIDVEAAAAYEKDKDFEVRRDDAPSEKKNCKKKKKGEKEVTQEKSDKSMKESNITKRRRSRNDEESCSMKRPRVDQSVSEEERRKTFKNQKVLLGRVFDPEVASHFGTRDLLEITEFKKWDHLFALPVPSVYKAQVFFEKLQYSDDHGTLYTSVNRTIFELTEETLGAILKIPTEGI; this comes from the exons ATGGAAAACTTAAAGGAAAAAGGTTCATTTTCAAAGCCTATTAATGTAAAAGTGAAACAAAATGGAAGAcaaacaagtggtatcagagcag AATTGGGAGGACGGTTCAATGACAGGTCCAGAGATCAAGAAGAAAACCCTGAGTTAAGGGACCTGGTCTCCAAAGGAAGAAGGAAATGCTATCT AACGGTTGACCTTGCTGAGGAACCAAAACTCTTCCTGAATACTAATGAAATGGACATACAGGACTCTAAAATAAAAGCTACAAGTCAGTCCATTGATAATTTTGAGAAGCCAAGTCAAGACAAAGAGAACCCGTTCTCTCAGAGCTTGCAAAGAAAAGAGACTGAAAGTAAAACGATTAAAGCAAGCAATATGCAGCAAGATAAATCTCCCTCCTCCGAGTGTCAGGACAAGGTGAACAAATCACCTACAAAA GGTGTAAGGTCGTCTGAAGAAGTAAAAGAGGCACATGTGCCTTCAACTCAAGAAGAATCTGAATCCAAATTCAATACTCTTTCTGGGAAAGACAAGGCACCAGGTTCTTCGAATGCTAACCTAGACTTAGTTATCAGCTCTAAAATTGTATCCTATGATGCTGTACCATTGGCCAAGATTTTCCCTGAAagggatcatagtcatgatGCTCATAAAAATGATTCTAATGATGATGAGGTACTTCTTGCTTCTGTAATGAGAAAAGGATCTAGGAGCAAATCTAAATCCTCAGTAAGCAAGAGCTCTAAAGAGGAGGCTCTAGAGTCAGCTCTCAAAGCAAATAAAGCAAAAGGCATTAAAAGGACTAGAAGTGCTTTGGTAAAAAGTCATTTGATTGATGAAGCAGAGCCAATAGATGTGGAAGCTGCAGCTGCATATGAGAAAGATAAAGATTTCGAAGTAAGAAGAGATGATGCTCCTAGTGAGAAGAAAAACtgtaaaaagaagaagaaaggtgaaaaGGAAGTCACTCAAGAAAAGAGTGACAAGTCAATGAAAGAATCAAATATCACAAAAAGGAGAAGAAGCAGAAATGATGAGGAGTCATGTTCcatgaaaaggccaagggtGGATCAAAGTgtaagtgaagaagaaagaagaaaaaccttcaaaaaTCAAAAGGTCTTGCTAGGCAGGGTATTCGATCCAGAGGTAGCTAGCCATTTTGGAACGAGAGATCTACTTGAGATAACTGAGTTCAAAAAATGGGATCACTTGTTCGCCCTGCCAGTTCCAAGTGTCTATAAGGCGCAggtgttctttgaaaagcttcagTATTCAGACGACCATGGCACTCTGTATACATCTGTCAATAGAACTATATTTGAGTTAACTGAGGAGACACTTGGAGCAATTCTGAAAATTCCTACGGAAGGAATATGA